In bacterium, one genomic interval encodes:
- the thpR gene encoding RNA 2',3'-cyclic phosphodiesterase gives MRLFIAIPIDKIILDTLGGVVEKLRESRAPVRWVRPEGMHLTLKFLGETDEDRVEPLAEAIKGVTSSILPFPISVTGAGAYPNLRGPRVLWVGVVESSGTLKRLVKNVEEETEKLGWERERRAFSPHITIGRVKGNMNIARLTTSVKEIKNDHWGDQEVGELVLYSSELKPGGAVYERVRVLNLGKGNPESRIQNPD, from the coding sequence ATGCGCCTTTTCATCGCTATCCCAATAGATAAAATAATTCTCGACACCCTCGGAGGGGTGGTGGAAAAGCTCAGGGAGTCCCGGGCGCCGGTGCGGTGGGTCCGCCCGGAGGGCATGCATTTGACCTTAAAGTTTCTGGGCGAAACGGACGAGGACCGTGTGGAGCCCCTGGCTGAGGCAATAAAAGGAGTAACCAGCAGCATCCTGCCCTTCCCCATTTCAGTCACCGGTGCAGGTGCTTATCCCAACCTTCGGGGGCCCAGGGTCCTGTGGGTTGGTGTCGTGGAAAGCTCCGGCACTCTCAAGCGCCTCGTAAAGAATGTTGAAGAGGAGACTGAAAAGCTTGGCTGGGAGAGGGAAAGAAGAGCGTTCTCTCCCCACATCACCATCGGCCGGGTTAAGGGAAATATGAACATCGCCCGCCTCACCACTTCTGTGAAAGAGATAAAGAATGATCACTGGGGGGACCAGGAGGTGGGAGAACTGGTTTTGTATAGCAGTGAGTTAAAGCCGGGAGGAGCGGTGTATGAGAGGGTGCGCGTGCTCAATTTAGGAAAAGGGAATCCAGAATCCAGAATCCAGAATCCAGATTAA
- the recA gene encoding recombinase RecA — protein sequence MTQRVEKDKAIEAAVTQIERQFGKGSIMRLGSDEAVPGVPVISTGAIPLDVALGVGGIPRGRVTEIYGPESSGKTTMMLHVIAQAQKEGGVAAFIDAEHALDIGYARKLGVKTDDLLISQPDTGEQALEIAEMLLRSGALDVIVIDSVAALVPRAEIEGEMGDSHMGLQARLMSQALRKLTGAISKTRTSLVFINQIRMKIGVMFGNPETTSGGNALKFYASVRLDIRRIGSLKDGERQVGSRVRVKVVKNKLAPPFRQAEFDMIDGEGVSHEGALIDMALDAGFITRSGAWYSHGEERIGQGRENARQFFKENPDIAARIEAQVREHYGIAVSDGNSGGEEK from the coding sequence ATGACACAAAGAGTGGAAAAAGATAAGGCAATAGAAGCAGCGGTCACCCAGATCGAACGGCAGTTCGGCAAGGGGTCCATCATGCGGCTTGGTTCGGATGAGGCAGTGCCCGGGGTGCCGGTCATCAGCACCGGGGCTATTCCCCTGGATGTTGCTCTGGGAGTAGGCGGCATCCCGAGAGGCCGTGTAACTGAGATATACGGGCCCGAATCATCCGGAAAGACAACCATGATGCTCCATGTGATAGCCCAGGCCCAGAAAGAGGGTGGAGTAGCCGCCTTCATTGACGCTGAGCACGCACTGGACATTGGATACGCCAGGAAGTTGGGAGTGAAGACCGACGATCTCCTGATCTCCCAGCCGGACACTGGTGAACAGGCGCTGGAGATCGCCGAGATGCTCCTTCGAAGCGGCGCTCTGGATGTCATTGTCATCGATTCGGTGGCCGCTCTGGTCCCGAGAGCTGAGATCGAGGGGGAGATGGGGGATTCCCACATGGGTCTCCAGGCCCGCTTGATGTCCCAGGCTCTGCGAAAACTTACCGGAGCGATCAGCAAGACAAGAACCTCTCTCGTTTTCATAAACCAGATTCGTATGAAGATCGGTGTTATGTTCGGCAACCCGGAAACCACTTCCGGCGGTAATGCCTTGAAGTTTTACGCTTCCGTACGGCTTGATATCAGGCGTATCGGCAGCCTCAAGGATGGAGAGAGGCAGGTGGGCAGCAGGGTGCGTGTCAAGGTTGTAAAGAACAAGCTGGCTCCACCTTTCCGCCAGGCCGAGTTCGACATGATCGATGGTGAGGGCGTTTCTCACGAAGGGGCCCTCATCGATATGGCCCTTGACGCCGGGTTCATTACCAGAAGCGGGGCATGGTACTCCCATGGGGAGGAGCGCATCGGTCAGGGTCGGGAAAACGCCCGGCAGTTTTTTAAAGAGAACCCCGATATTGCTGCCCGGATAGAGGCTCAGGTTCGAGAACACTACGGTATAGCTGTTTCTGACGGTAACAGTGGGGGTGAGGAAAAATGA
- a CDS encoding PilT/PilU family type 4a pilus ATPase, producing the protein MDINELLKASSAYKASDLHIKVGNPPVLRVDGRLHPMPEKRRVTQEDVMKIGYSVMTDGQKEKFKRSSEIDIAYSVPGLGRFRVNIFQQRGTIGLVFRLIPVKIKTLEELDLPPVLGTLALKPRGLILATGTTGSGKSTTLAAMVHHINQNRTSHILTVEDPIEYLHRDVKSIVNQREVGSDTLSFGAALKSALRQDPDVIMVGEMRDFETVETALVAAETGHLVMSTVHTVDATETINRIISVFPPYQQKQIRMQLAGVLQGIVSMRLVPVSQGKGRAPAVEVLIATNRVKECIIDKDRTAELPDVISSGYTQYGMQSFDQALMMLFKKKRITYEEALRQSTRPDDFALKVKGIDGTSDSWSEMEKMSADASEEDETASGPEDDSAGLKLDRF; encoded by the coding sequence CTGGACATCAACGAACTTCTGAAAGCCTCTTCTGCCTACAAGGCCTCCGATCTGCACATCAAGGTGGGTAACCCTCCGGTTCTGCGGGTGGATGGCCGTCTACATCCCATGCCGGAAAAGAGGAGGGTTACACAGGAAGATGTCATGAAGATCGGCTATTCGGTCATGACTGATGGCCAGAAGGAGAAGTTCAAGCGCAGTAGCGAGATCGATATCGCCTACAGCGTCCCGGGTCTGGGAAGGTTCCGGGTCAACATTTTCCAGCAGCGCGGTACCATCGGCCTCGTTTTCCGGCTTATCCCGGTGAAGATCAAGACCCTTGAGGAACTGGATCTCCCGCCTGTATTGGGAACCCTGGCGTTAAAGCCTCGAGGCCTGATCCTTGCCACCGGGACAACGGGAAGCGGCAAATCCACTACCCTCGCGGCGATGGTTCACCACATCAACCAGAACAGAACCTCCCATATCCTCACCGTGGAAGACCCCATTGAATACCTTCATCGTGATGTTAAATCCATCGTCAACCAGAGAGAGGTCGGCTCGGATACACTCTCCTTCGGAGCGGCCTTAAAGAGTGCGTTGCGACAGGATCCCGATGTCATAATGGTCGGGGAGATGAGGGACTTCGAAACGGTGGAAACGGCTCTGGTGGCTGCGGAAACCGGACACCTTGTTATGAGTACTGTCCACACCGTGGACGCAACGGAAACGATCAACCGGATCATCTCGGTATTTCCGCCCTATCAGCAGAAGCAGATACGTATGCAGCTGGCCGGGGTTTTACAGGGGATCGTATCTATGAGGCTTGTACCTGTTTCCCAGGGAAAAGGGCGCGCTCCCGCGGTGGAGGTCCTTATAGCCACCAACAGGGTCAAGGAGTGTATTATCGACAAGGACAGGACTGCAGAACTTCCCGATGTCATCTCCTCCGGATACACCCAGTACGGTATGCAGTCCTTCGACCAGGCCTTGATGATGCTGTTTAAGAAAAAACGTATCACCTATGAGGAAGCCCTCAGACAGAGTACGCGTCCTGATGACTTTGCTCTGAAGGTGAAGGGGATAGACGGTACCTCGGATTCATGGTCGGAAATGGAAAAAATGTCGGCAGACGCATCCGAAGAGGATGAAACTGCATCGGGACCAGAGGATGACAGCGCGGGACTCAAGCTCGACCGTTTCTGA
- a CDS encoding RecX family transcriptional regulator: MHTVYEIRAALSTRDFAEDIVDSVVEVLARQGYIDDLDFAQIWVASRSVNQLHGRLRLLKDLRQKGIPDEIIESVLRDSFPDEDEAAVAIKAAEKKLRALRSYGKAAGKATGAKGREALYRHLRSKGFSTRAIGHAMNGISFEEDSS, from the coding sequence ATGCACACGGTTTATGAGATCAGAGCAGCTTTATCAACGCGTGATTTTGCAGAGGATATTGTCGATAGTGTTGTGGAAGTACTGGCCAGACAGGGCTATATCGATGACCTCGACTTTGCGCAGATCTGGGTCGCAAGCCGTTCCGTTAATCAGTTGCATGGTCGCTTGCGCTTGCTGAAAGATCTGAGGCAAAAGGGTATCCCCGACGAGATCATCGAATCGGTTCTCAGAGACTCCTTCCCTGACGAGGATGAAGCGGCTGTGGCGATAAAGGCAGCTGAAAAAAAACTGCGGGCTCTGAGATCATATGGGAAAGCGGCCGGGAAGGCCACCGGAGCAAAAGGCAGGGAGGCCCTTTACCGTCATCTCAGGTCAAAAGGCTTTTCGACCCGGGCTATCGGCCATGCTATGAACGGTATTTCCTTCGAGGAGGATTCATCTTGA
- the alaS gene encoding alanine--tRNA ligase, producing the protein MTGAEIRELFLSYFEGKGHQRVKSSSLLPHNDPTLFFTNAGMVQFKELFLGNETRSYSRAASTQKCMRVSGKHNDLENVGRTARHHTFFEMLGNFSFGDYFKKEAIHYGWEFLTSVAGLDPDRLIVTVFDDDDEAHGLWQEVAGVPADRIFRLGEKDNFWSMGETGPCGPCSEILFDRGEDTGCRLPACGPDCDCGRFLELWNLVFMQYDRDGEGKLHPLPKPSIDTGMGLERLAAVLQGQDSNYHTDLVFPFVEEAARVSGVSYGSDDDSDVSLRVIADHVRAVTFLIAEGVLPSNEGRGYVLRRIMRRAARHGKLLGLNEPFLYRICPLVGEVLGDAFPEVLESMKTVQKVVHLEEERFGRTLDQGLMRLSQLIEEIKGSGKDQLPGDEIFRLYDTFGFPLDLSQDIAAESGVGVDVEGFNQEMEKQKKRARASWSGSGAQLVSPVYRDLMDKAGAVAFTGYDEERTEGSVVAGLAAGEDQPDSFSGEGEVEIVLDRTPFYGESGGQVGDTGTIVGQGFKALVLATTRPLPELVVHRCRMVEGTVRVGDLCSAEVDHVSRSATRRNHTATHLLHAALKEVLGDHVQQSGSLVEPDRFRFDFSHFEGVTDDEVRCIEDLVNGHVLENLDVLTRVMSSEEAMEEGAVALFGEKYGETVRVVSVPGVSMELCGGTHVARTGDIGLFKVTQEGSIAAGVRRMEGATGTGVLEMLRNDECFLRGLSASMKVPVPELPGRLKKLQETVQEQDQKIKELMASVAGGGSADLEDQIREESGIRYLAAELPGQDAGSLRDAADRMRDRIGSGVVLLATRDSGKVALVVRVTKDLSDRFPAGEFVKRLAPLVGGGGGGRPDMAQAGGKNPEGLPELLDAVDSVIREMAQ; encoded by the coding sequence TTGACAGGTGCCGAAATCAGGGAACTATTCCTCAGTTATTTTGAAGGGAAGGGGCATCAACGTGTTAAAAGCTCCTCCCTCCTTCCTCATAACGATCCCACCCTCTTTTTCACCAACGCCGGAATGGTCCAGTTCAAGGAACTGTTCCTGGGTAACGAGACACGGAGTTACTCCCGGGCCGCATCCACCCAGAAATGCATGAGAGTGTCCGGCAAGCACAACGATCTTGAGAATGTCGGCCGCACCGCGCGGCATCATACCTTCTTCGAGATGCTGGGCAACTTTTCCTTCGGGGATTATTTCAAGAAGGAGGCTATCCATTACGGATGGGAATTTCTCACCAGCGTAGCGGGTCTGGATCCTGACCGGCTCATAGTCACCGTATTTGACGATGATGATGAGGCTCATGGACTCTGGCAGGAGGTCGCCGGGGTTCCGGCCGATCGGATCTTCAGGCTGGGAGAAAAGGATAATTTCTGGTCCATGGGGGAAACCGGGCCCTGCGGACCCTGCTCGGAGATCCTTTTTGATCGGGGTGAGGATACAGGCTGCCGGTTGCCCGCTTGCGGTCCGGACTGTGATTGCGGCCGGTTCCTGGAGCTTTGGAACCTTGTGTTCATGCAGTACGACAGGGATGGCGAGGGCAAACTTCATCCTTTGCCGAAACCGAGTATAGACACGGGCATGGGGCTTGAACGTCTGGCAGCGGTGCTTCAGGGCCAGGACAGCAACTACCACACCGATCTGGTGTTCCCCTTTGTTGAGGAGGCCGCAAGGGTCTCGGGAGTCAGTTATGGATCTGACGATGACAGCGATGTCAGCCTCAGAGTCATCGCCGATCATGTGCGCGCTGTCACTTTTCTCATCGCCGAAGGTGTACTTCCATCCAACGAGGGGCGCGGATATGTTCTTCGCCGGATCATGCGCCGGGCTGCCAGGCACGGCAAGCTCCTTGGATTGAACGAACCGTTTCTCTACAGGATCTGTCCACTTGTTGGAGAAGTCCTCGGGGATGCCTTCCCCGAAGTGCTTGAAAGCATGAAAACGGTGCAGAAGGTGGTTCATCTCGAAGAGGAACGGTTTGGCAGAACTCTTGATCAGGGTCTGATGCGCCTTAGCCAACTTATCGAAGAGATAAAAGGTTCCGGCAAGGACCAACTCCCGGGTGATGAGATCTTCCGCCTGTACGATACCTTTGGATTCCCCCTGGACCTGTCCCAGGATATCGCCGCGGAAAGCGGCGTCGGTGTGGATGTGGAGGGTTTCAACCAGGAGATGGAAAAACAGAAGAAAAGAGCCCGGGCGTCCTGGTCAGGTTCCGGAGCCCAACTGGTTTCCCCTGTTTACCGTGACCTGATGGATAAGGCCGGAGCCGTTGCGTTCACAGGCTACGATGAGGAACGTACTGAGGGAAGTGTCGTTGCGGGGCTTGCAGCCGGGGAAGATCAGCCTGATTCTTTCTCCGGTGAAGGCGAAGTGGAGATCGTCCTGGATCGGACACCATTTTACGGTGAGAGCGGGGGGCAGGTGGGGGATACGGGTACCATCGTCGGTCAGGGATTTAAAGCCCTTGTTCTGGCCACGACACGACCTCTCCCGGAGCTGGTGGTGCACCGGTGCCGCATGGTGGAGGGGACGGTGCGCGTCGGAGACCTCTGCAGCGCCGAGGTGGACCATGTGTCGCGCAGCGCGACGCGCCGCAACCACACCGCCACCCATTTACTGCACGCGGCTTTAAAGGAAGTTCTGGGAGACCATGTTCAACAGTCGGGTTCTCTGGTTGAACCTGATCGGTTCCGCTTTGATTTTAGTCATTTCGAGGGGGTGACCGATGACGAGGTACGATGTATTGAGGATCTGGTGAACGGCCACGTCCTGGAAAACCTGGATGTCCTGACCCGGGTGATGTCTTCAGAAGAGGCCATGGAGGAGGGAGCGGTGGCGCTCTTCGGTGAGAAGTACGGCGAAACTGTTCGAGTCGTTTCGGTCCCCGGTGTGAGCATGGAGCTGTGTGGAGGCACCCATGTGGCCCGGACAGGGGATATCGGGTTGTTCAAGGTCACCCAGGAGGGCAGCATCGCAGCCGGCGTCCGGCGTATGGAAGGTGCAACGGGGACAGGGGTCCTTGAGATGCTGCGCAATGATGAATGTTTCCTCAGGGGACTGTCCGCCTCGATGAAGGTGCCGGTACCGGAACTTCCAGGGCGCCTCAAAAAACTTCAGGAAACCGTTCAGGAGCAGGACCAGAAAATCAAGGAGCTGATGGCAAGTGTGGCCGGCGGCGGTTCTGCTGATCTGGAAGACCAGATCAGGGAAGAGTCAGGGATCAGGTATCTGGCTGCTGAACTGCCCGGACAGGATGCAGGTTCTCTCAGGGATGCGGCGGACAGGATGCGGGACAGGATCGGGAGCGGGGTAGTTCTCCTCGCAACCCGTGACTCAGGAAAGGTTGCCCTCGTTGTAAGGGTGACCAAGGACCTGTCGGATCGGTTCCCGGCCGGTGAGTTTGTCAAACGCCTCGCGCCCCTGGTAGGTGGAGGAGGGGGAGGCAGGCCCGATATGGCCCAGGCAGGGGGGAAAAACCCGGAAGGGCTCCCGGAGCTGCTGGATGCCGTGGACAGCGTGATCAGGGAGATGGCTCAATGA
- the gspC gene encoding type II secretion system protein GspC, with amino-acid sequence MDQVKTYRYLFTLADLVLLVVAGFVASRIILATLMPPVALLPFTKVEMKATSAVNRGIQEPDAAVIVQRNLFGSKVLNTASPAAEKTEADMEGLPESTLPLKLLGTAVQVNGKRSFAIIQDTGTREEQIHFVGDEIREGTVITSVARNRVVLLRNGLEEILEKDDDQSAAAPQSSRTRPARAQRTPTVAEGSEPVTVRKVGDNNFVMDRREVEGVLQDFNKLLTQIRVVPHFADGKPDGFKIFNIRPGSLFASLGMVNGDIIKRVNGLDITGPEQALQMFQQLRDESQVTVDLERFRKNLTLQYEIR; translated from the coding sequence ATGGATCAGGTCAAAACATACAGATACCTGTTTACCCTCGCCGATCTGGTGCTCCTGGTTGTGGCCGGTTTTGTGGCCTCCAGGATCATCCTGGCCACATTGATGCCTCCGGTGGCGTTGCTGCCTTTCACAAAGGTAGAGATGAAGGCTACAAGTGCAGTTAACAGGGGAATTCAGGAGCCGGATGCCGCTGTGATCGTCCAGCGGAACCTTTTCGGCAGCAAGGTTTTGAACACCGCCTCCCCCGCAGCCGAGAAAACTGAAGCAGATATGGAAGGCCTCCCGGAAAGCACTCTCCCCCTCAAACTGCTGGGAACGGCGGTGCAGGTCAACGGCAAAAGGTCTTTTGCCATCATCCAGGATACGGGCACCCGTGAGGAGCAGATCCATTTTGTCGGCGACGAGATCAGGGAAGGTACGGTCATCACTTCGGTAGCACGCAACAGGGTGGTTCTTCTCAGGAACGGTCTGGAGGAGATCCTGGAGAAAGACGATGACCAAAGTGCTGCGGCTCCTCAATCCTCCCGCACTCGTCCAGCCAGGGCACAGAGAACCCCAACCGTGGCAGAAGGGTCAGAGCCGGTAACGGTTCGTAAGGTTGGGGACAATAATTTCGTCATGGACCGTCGGGAGGTTGAAGGAGTACTCCAGGATTTCAACAAACTGCTCACCCAGATCCGTGTCGTGCCCCACTTTGCCGATGGGAAGCCGGACGGGTTCAAGATATTCAATATACGGCCTGGCAGTCTCTTTGCCAGTCTCGGGATGGTTAATGGTGATATAATCAAGCGCGTCAACGGTCTGGATATCACAGGCCCGGAACAGGCCCTCCAGATGTTCCAGCAGCTTCGGGACGAAAGCCAGGTGACGGTGGACCTGGAGCGCTTTCGAAAAAACCTAACCCTGCAATATGAGATCAGGTGA
- the gspD gene encoding type II secretion system secretin GspD, with amino-acid sequence MRLRMVKLGIISLAFCLLLAPVKVYAAQAYNVDFNDVEIRKVIETVSEITGKNFLVDDRVQGKVTVIGPKSLTSPELYQVFLSILNVKGFAVVPSGKINKVVPSANIAGYGVQMKVGRSEGITGIDAYVTQIIPVEYTEAEELKNLLVPLIPKTDNITAYGPTNILIVTTTESLLARINQVISMVDVPGAREEIRLIPVNYASVQDLAAKVSQVLQSQSGSAQPAQRTPRGRQPPAASSDAKIIADERTNTLIAIGDSQALDRIQELVSKLDVSIPQGAGKVRVYYLQNADAGELSSVLTGIPLAEAVNLSETAPGQPAPQPAARPQTKKSDISIIADPSTNALVITATPEEYEALIRVIEKLDIPREQVLVEVLIAEVSFTRTMELGVEWRIADDLNGDAAVFAGSSFGEFNQLVANPAALPNGLVVGAIGETISFGDLEFPNLGALITALKTDSDINILSTPTIVTTDNKEAEIIVGQTVPFQTSQKFDSNNQPIFTFDYRDVGLTLRLTPQINSSNYVKMDIFSKLEALVSSTIGTSELAPTTLKRQANTTVVVKDGNTVVIGGMIRDDKVENVSRVPFFGSLPLIGPLFRSQSTRSEKSNLLIFLTPHIISNSKQLQDAARGRMEGFQEFPDADTNKKKDHKEFPGEVRKRMNLGESETDIPVGSEEQE; translated from the coding sequence ATGAGATTACGTATGGTCAAGTTGGGCATTATATCCCTCGCATTCTGCCTGCTTCTGGCCCCGGTGAAGGTTTACGCGGCCCAGGCCTACAACGTTGATTTCAACGATGTAGAGATACGCAAGGTCATTGAGACGGTGAGCGAGATCACCGGGAAGAACTTCCTGGTGGATGACCGTGTTCAGGGTAAGGTGACTGTGATCGGTCCCAAATCGTTGACATCTCCAGAGTTGTACCAGGTGTTTCTCTCCATACTCAACGTCAAGGGGTTTGCCGTTGTCCCCTCGGGGAAGATCAACAAGGTGGTTCCATCGGCGAACATCGCCGGCTACGGGGTACAGATGAAAGTGGGCAGGTCGGAAGGGATCACAGGCATCGATGCCTACGTGACCCAGATCATCCCCGTGGAGTATACGGAAGCTGAGGAGCTTAAAAACCTGCTGGTTCCCCTCATCCCCAAGACGGATAACATTACGGCCTACGGCCCGACAAACATTCTTATCGTGACCACTACCGAATCTCTCCTGGCGCGCATAAACCAGGTCATTTCCATGGTTGATGTACCTGGCGCCCGAGAGGAGATCAGGTTGATCCCCGTGAACTATGCCTCTGTTCAGGACCTGGCGGCCAAGGTTTCCCAGGTACTCCAGAGCCAGTCGGGAAGTGCGCAGCCGGCCCAGAGGACTCCCCGCGGGCGGCAGCCGCCGGCAGCATCTTCTGACGCAAAGATCATCGCAGACGAAAGGACAAACACCCTTATCGCCATCGGGGACAGCCAGGCCCTTGATCGGATCCAGGAGCTGGTGAGCAAACTGGACGTGTCTATTCCCCAGGGAGCGGGAAAGGTCCGTGTGTACTATTTGCAGAATGCTGACGCTGGCGAGCTGTCCAGTGTCCTTACGGGCATCCCTCTGGCAGAAGCGGTAAATTTAAGCGAGACGGCACCCGGGCAGCCCGCCCCTCAGCCGGCGGCCAGGCCCCAGACAAAAAAGAGCGATATCTCCATCATCGCGGACCCTTCCACCAACGCTCTGGTAATTACAGCTACACCTGAAGAGTATGAGGCACTAATAAGGGTTATCGAAAAGCTGGATATCCCCAGGGAACAGGTGCTGGTGGAGGTCCTCATTGCCGAAGTCTCCTTTACCAGGACAATGGAACTGGGTGTGGAATGGCGGATCGCTGACGATCTGAATGGTGACGCGGCCGTGTTCGCAGGTTCCAGCTTTGGTGAATTCAACCAGCTGGTAGCTAACCCTGCCGCGCTTCCCAACGGACTGGTGGTAGGTGCCATTGGGGAGACGATCTCCTTCGGGGACCTGGAATTCCCCAACCTGGGCGCACTTATCACAGCCCTGAAAACCGACTCCGATATCAATATCCTCTCCACTCCCACTATCGTAACCACCGATAACAAGGAAGCCGAGATCATCGTAGGCCAGACGGTTCCTTTCCAGACCAGTCAGAAGTTCGACTCCAACAACCAGCCGATATTCACCTTCGACTACCGTGATGTGGGGCTCACCCTCAGGCTCACGCCCCAGATCAACAGCAGCAATTATGTGAAGATGGACATATTCAGCAAGCTCGAGGCTTTGGTCTCCAGCACGATAGGGACGTCGGAGCTTGCTCCCACGACCCTGAAACGACAGGCCAACACCACGGTAGTTGTCAAGGATGGAAATACTGTGGTCATTGGCGGGATGATCCGGGACGACAAGGTAGAAAACGTCAGCAGGGTACCGTTCTTCGGAAGCCTCCCTCTCATTGGACCCCTTTTCCGCTCGCAATCGACCAGGTCAGAAAAGAGCAACCTCCTTATTTTCCTGACCCCCCACATCATCTCCAATTCAAAGCAGCTTCAGGATGCGGCCCGGGGAAGGATGGAAGGTTTCCAGGAGTTCCCCGACGCCGACACTAATAAGAAAAAAGATCACAAGGAGTTCCCCGGGGAGGTCAGGAAAAGGATGAACCTTGGCGAGAGTGAAACCGACATACCTGTCGGCTCTGAAGAGCAGGAATAG
- the gspE gene encoding type II secretion system ATPase GspE — translation MTVPGVEDRIRQALSEGGFLSPEQFIEVDHHAQRKGLALTEALVQSGFLDEMQVIGLLSEATGVPFRMEFPSGSTALPLPRTLPIQFARKHTIFPFRDPDDGTLYVAASAIDDEVMENVRTLFAEEVQPVLSTRRSILEAINRTYERASESAGDVIENLENGDLAIRVSDLEEPQDLLDGSDEAPIINFVNSVLYEAVKERASDIHVEPFEDDLSVRYRVDGVLHNVHHLSKKLHSPILSRVKIMASLDIAEKRLPQDGRIRVKIAGKDVDIRVSTVPTSFGERAVLRLLDRSQVLLGLSEIGMGEDHLKAVEKVTHSSHGITLVTGPTGSGKTTTLYAALTRINSADKNIITVEDPVEYQLAGISQIQVNPKIDLTFANGLRSILRQDPNVIMVGEIRDLVTAEIAIQASLTGHLVFSTLHTNDAAGAVTRLIDMGVEPFLVASSVNAILAQRLVRMICTRCKEQYAPLPEELEEVGIDKKDLHEGRLWRGAGCAHCLGTGYLGRTGIYELLVVSDSIKAAVLRNPDSGSIKKAALAEGMRTLRQDGAGKVLKGIVTIEEVLRVTQEENGHAAV, via the coding sequence ATGACGGTCCCAGGTGTAGAGGATAGGATCCGGCAAGCTCTTTCCGAAGGGGGGTTCCTCAGCCCTGAGCAGTTTATCGAGGTGGATCACCACGCCCAGCGGAAAGGACTCGCTCTTACCGAGGCCCTTGTCCAGTCAGGCTTCCTGGATGAGATGCAAGTCATCGGTCTGTTGAGCGAAGCCACCGGAGTTCCCTTCAGGATGGAATTTCCCTCCGGATCCACAGCTCTTCCACTACCCCGGACCCTTCCCATCCAGTTCGCCAGAAAACATACTATTTTCCCCTTCAGGGATCCCGATGACGGGACACTCTACGTAGCTGCCAGTGCCATCGATGATGAGGTTATGGAAAATGTGCGCACCCTGTTCGCTGAGGAGGTTCAGCCGGTCCTCAGTACACGCCGGTCCATACTGGAAGCTATCAACCGCACATACGAGCGGGCATCGGAGTCGGCAGGGGATGTTATTGAAAACCTCGAAAATGGCGATCTGGCAATCCGTGTCTCGGACCTGGAGGAACCCCAGGACCTTCTCGATGGGTCTGATGAAGCACCTATTATAAACTTCGTTAATTCGGTGCTTTATGAGGCTGTCAAGGAGAGGGCCAGTGACATCCACGTGGAGCCTTTCGAGGATGACCTGTCCGTCAGGTACCGTGTTGACGGGGTTCTTCACAACGTCCACCACCTGTCCAAAAAACTTCATTCCCCTATCCTGTCCCGGGTGAAGATCATGGCCAGCCTGGACATCGCGGAAAAGAGGCTTCCCCAGGACGGCCGGATTAGGGTCAAGATAGCGGGGAAGGATGTCGATATCCGGGTCTCAACCGTTCCCACCAGCTTTGGGGAACGTGCTGTTCTCAGGCTGCTTGACAGGAGCCAGGTTCTCCTGGGCCTTTCCGAGATCGGTATGGGAGAAGATCATCTCAAGGCTGTGGAAAAGGTGACGCATTCCAGCCACGGCATTACCCTGGTCACTGGACCTACCGGCAGCGGAAAAACCACGACCTTGTACGCGGCTCTCACGAGGATAAATTCGGCGGACAAGAACATCATCACCGTTGAGGATCCGGTAGAGTATCAGCTTGCGGGGATCAGTCAGATCCAGGTAAACCCCAAGATCGATCTCACCTTTGCCAACGGTCTGCGGTCCATACTGCGGCAGGATCCAAACGTTATTATGGTCGGGGAGATAAGGGACCTGGTGACTGCTGAGATAGCCATCCAGGCATCATTGACAGGGCATCTCGTGTTTTCCACCCTTCACACCAACGACGCCGCCGGTGCTGTCACCAGGCTCATTGATATGGGAGTCGAACCGTTCCTGGTGGCTTCATCGGTCAACGCGATCCTGGCCCAGAGGCTTGTCAGGATGATCTGTACCCGTTGTAAAGAACAATATGCTCCTCTTCCCGAGGAACTGGAAGAAGTTGGAATAGACAAAAAAGATCTGCATGAGGGAAGACTGTGGCGTGGTGCAGGGTGCGCCCACTGTCTTGGCACCGGCTACCTGGGGCGGACCGGCATTTATGAACTTCTGGTCGTAAGCGATTCCATTAAGGCAGCTGTCCTCAGGAATCCGGACAGCGGATCCATTAAAAAAGCCGCCCTGGCGGAGGGGATGCGAACATTAAGGCAGGATGGCGCCGGAAAGGTCCTGAAGGGTATTGTTACCATCGAAGAGGTCCTGAGGGTAACCCAGGAAGAAAACGGCCATGCCGCTGTTTGA